TAAGTGAGAGGCTCCTTGGGCAGTGCCTGCTGGGGTCACACACCCCCAGCGGTCAGGGCAGAGGTGGGCCCCAGCAACCCTGGTCTGCGGCTCTCTTCCCAGGCCCAAGACTCCCAGCCGCTGCTGCCCGGGATGCCCATCTCCCAGATGTTCAGTGATGAAGATGTGCTCTCTGAGGGGGAGTCCACTGTGTACCCCGTGTTCATCAATGAGGCCGCCTACTATGAGAACGGCATGGCTGTCATCCAGATTGAGAAGCTCCCACTCTGTGCCTGCCCTGCCGGTGTtggccctcacccccacctcaggGCCCTAACCCCCACCCAGATCCACCCAGCCTCAGCTCTCCCATCCGAACAATGTGTCCTGAGCCACAGTCCTGAGTCCAGGGGCCCCCTTTGCCACCCGCTATAATACCATGTTTCTTGCTATGCCCCATacctccgtgcctcagtttctctataaaatggaagATGTGTGGGGTTAATGATTCATATCCTCTGTCCTGCATGGTCCCTCTGTGACCTCAGGATCTGGGGCAGGTCTACCCCAGGGTGGTTCCAGGGGGAGGATCCCACTTGTAGAAAAACTGTGCTGGAGACAACagagcccacccccacccccacccccaccaacccaCCAGGGCCAGAGAGTCAGTCTGAGAGGGCAGAAGCATGTGcccatgtgtatgcacacatgtgtggGTGACCATGCGTGTGCCTGCctgggtgttgtgtgtgtgtgacctttaGCAAGTCACACACATGCATTCCAAGAGCTTCAGTACCTTGGGCGTCCTTCTAGGGGGGATCTCTATGTGGCTGGGCACACAGCCCAGACGTGCATTTCCAATGTGCAATGTGCCCATGAGGGCTCAGGGGGAgtcagggctggggaaggggtgggatAGCCCATCCAGGGGTAGGGGAAGTCCGACCAGGGAGGCTGGAACTACTCAGCGCTCCAGGAGGAAGCAGGCACAAGGTCGGCTGCTGGGGTCCCCTCAGTCCTGATCCAGGCACTCTGCAGGGCATCTACGCAGGCCAAACTGAACACAACTTGACAGCTTCCACAGCAACCTGAGCctcacagggtgcctggggggcccAGAGCTCCGTGCATGGGCGGTATCACTCCCCagcccctctgcacccctgcctggCCCATCCATCTCCCTGCGGCCACAGCTGCCATGTGGCCTCCTGCTATTGAGCAGTGAGATGAGAAGGTGTGAAGGATACGAGGACACCAGGGACAGGCTGGCAGGCAAGATGGatgagggggcaggggggccagCAGGCGCCTCCGGCAGGAAGGGCAGGCCAGCCATAGAGGAGGTTGTGCAGAGGGGCGCGCCTGTGTGCATGGTGTATGtgcaagagagagcatgtatATCCATGCACACAGGAGCTTGTGCATCCGTGCACACGAGTGATTGTGGGCATCAGGCCTAGAGCTcatctgtgtgcatgtgggtCGGCATGTCAGTGTGCTCAAATACTGTGAGGGGGTGTTTCCCATCACACAGATCAGAGCTGCATGCAagtacgcacacacacacaacacacacacacacacacacacacacacacacacacacaatcagtaGCCTCCAGAACCGCGGGCCAGCCCACTCCGGGGAGCCTCGGCTGAGGGGGTGCCCCCCAGGATTGGTGCGAATCTCCCAAGCCCCCCCCCAccatctctcccctctcccactggCCCCACCGTGGATCCTGGGACAGTGCGGCATGGCTGGCCACACCCCACTGGGTGGCCCCTGAATGCTGTTGGGACCCTCACAAGCACAGAGaaccgcaccccccaccccgatcTTGCCCCACAGCAAACTCCAAAACTGGGCATGGCTCTGCACCAGGGGTCCACCCATCTCTCCCAGCTCGGCAAGCAGGGATCTGGGGTGTAGGAGACCAAGGCAGGGTCTTGGTCCCTAAGCTGAAGGGAGGAGAGGTCTACCCCCTGGCATGAGGCTCCAGGGGGAGCCGGGGTGTCATCGTGGAGAAAAGCAGCCCCCCTGACCCTTGGTCGCTCCATGCCCACTCCCAGGTATgggcctctgcctgccccacGTCCCCAGTGGAGATGTGTTGGGGGGCTGTTTAGCCTGCCTTGGGGACCCAAGTCAAGTATGCAGAGCACAGCTGAGGTGCTGTCGCCTAGTGCTGCCCTGGGGGCTGGAATACCCACTCCCAGAGAGGGCTAGCTTGGGGTCTAGCCTGATAACCCTCCTTGGGCCATATGGCAGGGATGAAATGGCCAAACAGCATTATCAATTGATAGCAACCAATTTGGGGGTAGCCCCGCCCCTCTTGCCTTTCTGACCAGTGATCTGTGTGTCCCCTAATGGCCAGCCCAGACAAGCAGGGGCAGCCTGGAGAAGGTGCCTGGTCAGGCTGGATAGAGCACACAGACCTTGGGCAGAGCAGACACCTGCCCCGGTGACCCCTGACCTGGGCCGGGCTCCCACCCTGTGGGGACTACGCAGGCACTGTCAGTCAGGATAGAAACAGCGCACCACTGTCCATCCCAGATAGGAGAGAGTATGCACTTACTACAgttggggaaaccgaggcacagagactGTCAGGAATCCAGCAGCATTGCACAGCTCATGAGTCAGAGCATGGGCAAGCCCCAGCTTCCTGCCACCCAGTCCAGGGGCTCCACCTCTGCCAGCACTTGCTGGTGCTGCCCCCTTGTGTTTGCTGCCCCAGTTTCCGGGCCACGCCACACCAGCAACCCCAGGTCAGGGATGGGGTCCCAGTGAGAGGGCACCACCTCTGCCATCCAGCCCTCAAGCTCCTGTGGCTTCCGAGGCCTCCCCAGCTGCCCTCAGGCCCTGTAGGCACCGAGCCCCTCCTGTCACAGGGCCTGGGCCCCAGCAGGTCCTCAAGATGGGCCCCCACCCTGCGCCTGGGTCCATTGATTGGGAGGGCTGGGGGTCTCCGAGCTGGGGAACGGAGGGAGCCGGGAGAGAGGGccgggagggggagaggaggctTTGCAACGTCAGAGCCTTcttcccacctgccctcctcccacacaGCACACGCCTGGAGCTGGACAAGCCCAGCCAGCAGCCTCGTGCAGTCCATTCTGAGTGGGGTTTGGACAAGGGGCCCTGCATACCCCCAGAACCGGGGGCCCCCTCCGCAGAGACCCGGTGCCTGGCTCCGGTGGAGAAGCGGGACCTGAGTGATCGCTCGGAGGGAAGGACGGCCCTGCAGAACGGAGCTGTGCCGCTGATTGGGCCGGGACACCAGGAGGGGCTGACCATCCTCCCAGCGGGCAGGGCCCCCTTGGGTGGCAGCGGCAGCCGGCCCTCCTCCGGGAACCAACGTCCAGGCTGTCCCCATGGCAGGTATGGTGCAGGCAGCCAAGGTGGCCCGGTGGCTGGGCTCAGGCTCCAGGGTGaacggggcagggcagggaccaGGTGTGGGGACCAAAGAAATCCCTCTGGGCCCGGGTTCTAGGCAGGAGGATGGGGCAGGGGCTCCCCACATTGAGTCTCAGATCCCACCAGGGCAGGGTTGATGGGCTCACCCGGGTACAAATATGGGGGGTACTGACAGGTGGGGTAATGGAGTCATTTCTAGAAAGGGAAAGCCTTCTTAGGCATGGATGACCCTgagcctgtcccctcccctctctgggcctcacccattgAGTATCGAGGTGGGGGGCCAGACAAGAAACCTCTAATTTCCCCTTCAGACCTGACTCCATGCTTGTGGGAAATTGTCAAATCCTGACCCCAAGGGAAGGGACAGGCCCTTCCTGGGTTTCTGAGAGCACTCAGGGGTGGCACGTTGACCTAgaggggcaggggatgggtgACCAGCCTGCAaaggccccaggcccagggaagcCATGAGCCTCTCCCTTGGGACCCACAGGATCCTGGAGCTGGTGCTAGCTACGTGGATGGTGGATCTGCACAGGGCAGCTGAACAATGGCCTGTCTGATGGCCTGGTCCGGGTGGTGGGGGCCATCAACCCATCCTCCTTTCATGCCTTTCTGGGGGACGCACACCTAGTGTGGCCCATCCCCTCTCAGAGAGACCCACCCATTCCCAGACTCCCGAACTCCTGGGGGCTTTAGTGAGGTGTCACCTTTCATTTGAAGTCCTCAGGGCTGCTAAATATGGGGCCACCAGCCCTGAGCCCCACACTCAGATgaggcacctactgtgtgccagccctGGCCAGGCGCTGCCCAACTGTTAGCTCATGACACGTATACCACCCCAGGAATCTCCTTCCacccatctgtctgtccatccatccgaCACCAAAATCCACATCTGCCCAGGGGATCTCAGTTTTACCAGGCTCTAGGCCCTTTGGGGGCTGCTACAGACTAATAGTctgtttttcaggattttttttttctggttttaatttttatattgtggTAAAAGGTACAGAacataaaaatttccattttagccattttttaagtGGACATTCTGatggcattaagtacatccaCACTGCTGTGCACTCATCACCTCCATCCACCTCTAGAACTTTTGCATCTTGCAAAACTGCAACTCTGTCTGCATTCAACGCTCACTCTCCCTCCCGTGGTCTccgcccctggcaaccaccatgcTACTCCTGGTGGATGAATCTGAGGATTCTAGGGAcctcttataaatggaatcacacaggatttgtccttttgtgtctatctggcttatttcacttggcataacgTCCTCAAGGTCCATGCATGCTGTAGCATACtgcagaatgtccttcctttttaaggaggaataatattccattgtctggatagaCCATACTATGCTCATCCATCCTTTCATCAGCGGACACTTGAGGTGCTTCCACCTTCTGGCTATTGGGattaatgctgctgtgaacactcaGGTACACATATCTGTTAGGGTCCTtgctcccagaaatggaattgctggatcatacagaaattttattttccagcaGCCGCACCTTTTTACATCTGGCCAGCAATGCACAGGGCTCCAACTTCTCCACGTCcacaccaacacttgtttttgtttggttgttccTTTTTGTTTCGTTTTTGGTAATAACCATCCTTACAGACgtaaagtagtatctcattgtagttaagtttgtttttttttaagagtagaaGGTGGCAAAACTTTTGGCCAAGGCTTGTGCCAGgattgtacattaaaaaaaatggcattttggggacacttgggtggatCCTGGGggcctaggatcgagtcctgcatccggttctctgcagggagcctgcttctccctctgcccatgtctctgcctctctctatgtgtctctcatgaataaacaaaatcatttttttaaatggcatttttagGAAAACGTGAGGAGGCCAGAGCAGGAAGACATTAGGATGGGCTGCCAGAGTTAGTTTGGGCAGGTTTTTGAAGTCAGACATGGGTGAGGGTCTCCAGTGGTGATTCCAGGATCTCCTCTCGGCTCAGATCTCCTGGAGCAGCACCGGGCAGCGGGGTCCCCACGGAGCTAAGACGCTCATCCCCAACTCCCACAACCTCACATATCCTATCATGCATAACAGGGGTCCTTTTTAAAGggtctgctgtgtgccaggcactgcatgCGTCGTCCTCACAAATCCTCACGTTGACCCTATGAGGCAGGTATTAAGAACCACTTGTgacagatatggaaactgagggtCTGGGAAGTGAAACAACTTAAGGCCATGAGGCCACTTGATGACTCAAAGACTCCCTGGGGAAACAGGCCCTGTCTCTGGCCTCCAGGAGCTTTAAGTCAGCAATTACCTCATGAAGTGATGCGCAGTCAGGGGCACTATGGGAACACAGGCCTGGCAGTCaggaagggcttcctggaggaagaggcaCCTAAGTGCAGCCTGAAGGAGCTGGCTTGGTGGCATAAGGGTGAGCAAGAGGGGCCCACACTTtcaccctctctccccagcctTCCTGTCTGCTGGCCTCGGGGTACTTGCGTCCTCAGAGCCCTACACCCTGCCCATGACCAGCTGCAGCTGGGAGCCCCGGCTGGACTCCCCATTCTCGTCAGACCCTTCGACCGGGGCCCAAGCCACAGTTGAGCCCAGCAAGCAGGGCCCCAAGAACCCACGTGTGTCCAGCGTGACAGTTCAGCTGGAGATGAAGGCTCTTTGGGAGGAATTCAACCAGCTGGGCACAGAGATGATTGTCACCAAGGCAGGCAGGTGTGAAGAGTGGGGGCGTGCGTGGCGGGGACAGGGGGCCATGCTGGAGCCGCATTTGGGCTGCTGAGCACCTGTCCCCTGCAGGAGGATGTTTCCCACCTTCCAGGTGAAGATCCTGGGCATGGACACGCTGGCGGACTACGCCCTACTCATGGACTTCGTGCCTCTGGATGACAAAAGATACAGGTCTGGGGGCTAGCCGGGGAAGCAGCTCAGATAGCAGGGGCTGAGCCAGGGGCCAGTTGGAGCAGTGGCAGGGAGGCCAGTCCTGGGGCACCAGTGGAAGCCCGATGGCAGGGGGGAGCCCAGCTCTGGGCTAGcctgggcaggcagagggaactcAAGCCAGACAGCGTTCAGGGCTCTCCCATCCTCATGTGTGAGACGGGGACAGTGCATGGGCAGTTATGCTGAGGGACGGCCCCTCTGTCCTGCAAGTCCTGGCTCCAGGTAGGGGCAGCAGATGAGTGCTGTGGGGTGCAGATGGAGCACCCCTGCCATTGCTCTGCTCTCCAGGTACGCCTTTCACAGCTCAGCCTGGCTGGTGGCAGGCAAAGCAGACCCGGTCACGCCAGGTCGTGTGCACTTCCACCCGGACTCGCCGGCCAAGGGCGCGCAGTGGATGCGCCAGATTGTGTCCTTTGACAAGCTCAAGCTGACCAACAACCTGCTGGACGACAATGGCCACGTGAGGCCCCAGCCACAGTAGGGAGGGGTTaggccagggctggggacacTGGGGCCTGGTCATAACAAAGCCTGAGACCAGGGCTAGCTGCACCTCTGATGCGCAGAGCCTTGAAGCACCCCCAACCCCTACTGATGACCAATGCTGGGGGCGAAGTTCACCTGGCTGTGGGCTGGACAGCAGAGGGGACTGTCCAAGCAGGTGGGTAAGTGGGCTGGAGGTGTGGGAATGTTCCAGCAAACACTGTCCTCTTTGTAGAGGGGGCCAGGCCCATGGTAGGTGCAGGAATACAGCATGGTTGCCACTTTGTCAAACAAAGATCCCTGCCTCCATGGGGAGGGATGCAGGTGGTGAGCAAAGAATCCAGACTGCCCTGTGTGCAGTGTCTCAGATGGTGACAAATgccaggagaaaaaggaaccaggGAGGGGGGCTGAGACAGAGGTGAAAGTTCCGTTCAGGGGGTTCTAGAAGCCACTGAGGCAATATTTGAAGAGAGATCTAAAGGAAATGGGGAAGGGAGCCTGTGTACCAGAAGTGGGAGCTGTTGCAGGGGAAGGgacagtaagtgcaaaggccctgaggttgcAGAATGTTTGGCCAGTGAAGGGGAAGTGCAAGGAGGCTCCTCACGTACGTAGCTGAAGTGGGGTGAgtaagggagaaggagggaaagagaccCCGAAGCTGCCAGGGCTGATCTGCGCGGCCAGCTGGCTGTGGAGAGGGTTCTGGCTTTTACTCTACGCAGTGGGCACAGGAGACCTTTGAGTCGGGGGTGACATGCTGCAGCTCACTGGGGTTGCTGTGCGCAGAATGGACAGGGAAGCTGCGAGGACGCAGGGAGACCAGTCAGGAGGCAGCTGAGGAAATCCAGGGGGACATGACGGCAGCCAGGCCAGGTGGAGACGGTTGGGTGGCAGAGGTGGTCAGGTTCTGGATATTTCCGAAAGTAAAGCTGACAGCGAGGCGTGGGTGTGGGAGAACGCAAAGTGGCAGAGACGCTCAGACACAAGGGGCCTTTGCTGCAGAACCTCGGGCTCTCCCGGCCAGACTCTGCGCCCCCCCCAGACCCCCCCCCACCGGGCAGCTTTCCCGCCCCAGAGAGGACTTAGCCTCGGGGGGGGGGCTGCCGCTGCTCCCCTGCACACCGCCTTCCGCAACCCCCCACAGATCATTCTCAACTCCATGCACCGCTACCAGCCCCGCTTCCACGTGGTCTTCGTGGACCCTCGCAAGGACAGCGAGCGCTACGCGCAGGAGAACTTCAAGTCTTTCATCTTCACGGAGACCCAGTTCACGGCCGTCACAGCCTATCAGAACCACCGGGTGGGTGGGGCCCATTTCACAGGGACGGAGACTGAGgccccaggctctgggctcccACATGCTCACAGagccctgccctctctcctcccctagGACGCAGCAGACCCCTGCCCTCGGTCATTCCCCTGCCCTTGTGCCCACTGGCTCTATGGCTCCCGGGCTGAGGGGCCCAGGTCCCAGAGCCTCCTGTTTAGGGCATCCAGGGAGACGGGGTGGCTGAGCCTGGGGCCCCGCAGCCTGTCCCTGGCTTGGGGGCTGGCCCATAACCACACTTTCTCCTCTGCAGATCACCCAGCTGAAGATCGCCAGCAACCCTTTTGCCAAGGGCTTCAGGGAGACCGACTCGGACTCCTGGTACTGTCTGGGCCTGGCATCTCCACCTGGCTGCCCTTAAACCAGCCCCTCACCCCTGTCCCCAGGCCTCTTCTAAATCCTCCTGCCCTGCTGGGAGGGTCATATCCACTGACTCGTCCTGGGGTCCTGTTTGACTGATCACGTCCCTTGGCCTGGGCTCCCCGCTTGACCTCCTGCCTCCATTCTTGTTTGTCCCATCCTCAGGACTGTATCTTCCCGAACCCTGCTCAGCATTCCGGCCCGGAGTCCCAGCAGCCTCAGCTCCTGCCTGCTGACAGGCCCCGCAGAGCAGGAGAAAGGTTAGCCCCCAGGCTTACAGACCCAGTAGGCTCACAGCCCATGTGATGGGCAGGAAGTCAGCTGACAGGGCCACAGGGCCTTCAGCCTGGGGCTTCAGCATGTTCAGCAAGCCCACTGGGCACCTCTTCAGCCAAAGTGGAGGAAACAGAGATTTCTGAGACAATTAGGACCAAGGGCAGAGAGAACAGGACAGGGACAAGGTGCTAAGAACAGGGGTGGGAGGTGTCAGGtgggcttcctgaaggaggtggCTCCTGAGCTGGGCCTTGAACTAGGAAGGGTTTGGACAGTGAGAGAAGgtgggaaagaagggagggagaaggaagagcaagggCAAAGGCTGAAAAGGGGAGGAATGGGATGGGAGCAGGGAAGGAACAGGGAGGTTGAGGATGTGGGGAGGTCTGGGGTCCACTTTGACCATGTCCTCCTTCAGACCCCAACAAAGCTCCGGCCTCTAACTCCAGGACATCTGCCCGGCTGCACCATCAGCTGCTGCCCCCCCCTGAGGCTCTGCTGCCTCCAGCCACCTACCAGCCCCTCAACTACCACGGCCTGTACCCTGGAGCCCCAAGTCCCCTCAGAATCCCTAAGGCGCGACCAGCACCATACCCCCTGCCCAATATCCAGGCCGGCAGAGATCAGGACGGCCTGCCCCTCCCAGCTAGGCTGGGGCTCCTGTCCCCCACTGCCATGCACTTAGGGCCTGTCCAGGACCCTTAGTGATGGTGAGGGCCCTGTGGACAGACTCCTCTTGCCCTGAACATTACTCCCTCCAGCCTTGCCTCTGCAGAGGCCCTGTCCCCTCCCAAGGAGAGCAGGGCAGGTGGAAGCCCAAAGAGGAAGGCTACCTGCCCAGAGCACAGCAAAGCAGAGAAAGTTCCAGGATTGGAACcagctccccgcccctccccagaAGCTGTCCTCTTCTACCTTGAGGGGTGACTCCTCCAAGCCCTACTTTACATTAAACCATTTGGCATGAGTAGTCAGAGCACTTCTTTCcttgggggttggggtggagggattTAGGAACACTCAGACCCCAGATAATGGGCTGCAGAGGTCCCAAAGGTCTGCGCAGTGCCAGTGGGTTCCTTGGAGCACAGTGATGGCAAAGGTGCTGGCTCCGGCCATGGGGCGGGCTCTGAGTGAGGCTGCGGTTTCTGCTCCCAGCCTTCTGTGTCCAGGTGAGGACTGAAACTGCACCGCAAAGAGGCGGCTGCTCAAAATCAAAGGAAAGCATGGTGACATCTGCCATCCCACACATAGGTGCTGTGCCCAAGACTGGGGTGCTCTGGTCCTCCAGAAGCCAGGGTCTGGAGGGATGCAGAAGCAGGACAGGCAGTGACCACTCGGGCCAGGccaagatgggggcagggggagggacttGAGAATCCAATCCAGGCTCAAGCGACGCAGGAGTGCGTCACAGAACGGTAACATTTAAACCAgcaccgagggatccctgggtggcgcagcggtttagcgcctgcctttggcccagggcgtgatcctggagacccgggatcgaatcccacgtcgggctcccggtgcctggagcctgcttctccctctgcctgtgtctctgcctctctctctctctgtgtgtgattatcataaataaataaataaataaaattaaaaaaaaaataaataaaaataaaccagcaCCGAAAGGAGTATAAATTGCTAGGGACAGGGCCGGGGAGGAGCCGGGAGGGGAAGCCGCTGGGCACCCCTCCCGCAGCCCCGACGTCCTCGGCCTCCGGAGCGCCCCGTGGGTCCCCGAGACACCCACTCCGAACATCCTAGGGCACCTCGCCTTGGGGCCTTAGAAGAGGGACGGACACAGGCGAGCGTGGAGggacgcggggcggggcctggcaaAGCCTCGAAGCCCGACACCGTCAGAAGGGCCGGGCCGGGAAGCCGGGGCGAGCGCGACGCCGGGCGCTCCGGGAACACGCTCTAGGCCACCAACGCCAGCTCCGCCCCGGCCCCAGGCCCGCCCCCGGCCGGAAGCCAAGTCGTCGGGACCCGCCCCTTCCGGCCCCGCCCCACCAACTGGAGGCGAGCCCTCTccctcaggccccgccccgctccgccgAGGCTCCGCCCCCAAGGGCACACCCCACCTCCGCGGGCtcacggggcgggggcggggcgactCCTCCCGCGGCCCCGCCCAGCTTCCCCGGAGACTCGGAGCGCGCTCGCGGTGCGCCCCCTCCCGAGGCCCCGCGCCCTCCGCGTCCCGGCGGCACCGGGCGGGAATGCTGCCCGACTACCTGTCCGCGGAGGGCGAGCGGCGCTGCCGGCGGCTGCTGGCGGGGGCCACGGCCCGGCTCCGCGCGCGCCCCGCGGCGGCCGCAGTGCTGGTGCCGCTGTGCTCGGTGCGCGGGGTCCCGGCGCTGCTCTACACGCTGCGGTCCAGCCGCCTGGTTGGGAGACACAAGGGTGACGTCAGGTACACGGCTGGGAACTCCTGTCCTTTCCGGGAGGAGGCCGCCGACCCCCGGACACCGCGGGGACCTGAGCCAGGCGCTCTGCGTCTCCGAACCTGGGTTTCCGCCTCTGGGGAACGGGGCTGGGGAGAGCCGCGCCCCGCGTCCCTCCGCCCCGAGCCTGGCGCCGTGGGCGCCCCCGCCTGGAGCCGCGCCGGACCCCTCCAAGCGCGTCCCGCACCGCCTCGGGCCGGAACACCTCTCTGAGAAGGCAGGACCCGGCCTCCTGTCGGCGACTCCGGGAGATTCGGGCCCGGGAGCACACGGAGCTCGCCGGGCGGGGCTGCCTGGCTTcccgccctgcccccgcccccgtcccggTGGAAACTGGGGACACAGTAGGGTCGTAGCGCCACTGCGGCCACCATAGGTAAAACTTGCGTGTGTGAGCTCCAaggcctctccctcagccctggcGTTCAGGGAGGGCAACTGAGCCAGGACAGGTCACCGTGGCTTGCCCGCGGCCTCACTACAAACTAGAGGTAGAGACAAAAGATGCTAGGCGGGTAGCTAGCCCTCTGCCACAgcttcacccccacccaccatggCCCCAACAGACCAAGGACCAGGCTCCCTGTGCTTGTTCAGTTTCCCAGGTGGCAAATGTGACCCCACTGACCAGGATGTGGTGCATACAGCTCTGAGGGAgacccgcgaggagctgggcctTACTGTGCCTGAAGAGCATGTGTGGGGTGTCCTGCAGCCTGTGCACGACAGGGTAAGACTGCCAGGCCCTGCGGCCACCATCAGGGACAAGCAGAGTGATAAGGGCCTCTGGCCAGCAAACAGCATGGTGGAGCACTAGGCACCAGCCTGGCAGTCACATTCCATCCTCACACAACCCATCAAGGACGGGCCAAGGCTATCTTAGCTCCTTTTCCCGGGGGATACTGAGGctcaggtcctgggctggaggtggctcCAGGGTAAGCCAGCTCTGCCCAGCTTGGTGGAGAAGGGTTGTGGAAGTCTTCACAGGGTAGGTGGGGATTGGATGACAAGTGGGAGATTTTAGGGTAGTAAAAGCGAAGTGAAGGGAACAATCTGCAAAGGCCCAGAGGGCCGAAGGGCTCTAGCAAGTTCAAGGGCTCTGAGTTAGTGTGGCTGGAATGAGCTCAGGAGCAGGGGCTTCCAATGCTGAAAGCCTCTGGGTGGCCAGGTGGGGGTCTTCCTCTCAggctcctctccccagccccaaaGCTCCACCGAGGCATGCCTCCCTTGACTACCTGTCATCCTCCTGCCCCAGCAAAAGGCCACTGTGGTACCAGTGCTTGCTGGCGTGGGCCCACTGGATCCCCAGAGTCTCAGGCCCAACCCCAAAGAGGTGAGTAGGGGGATGGTGGGGGCCAACCAATTGTGGGGAGCCTGCAGTGGCAAGTCGTCTGTCCTCCCTCTTACGGCCTCCTGCCCACAGGTGGACCAGGTATTTGCCCTACCCCTGGCCCACCTGCTACAGGAGGAGAACCAAGGGTACACCCACTTCTGCCACCGTGGCCACTTCAGCTACACACTGCCTGTTTTCCTGCATGGGCCACACCGTGTCTGGGGGCTCACGGCCGTCATCACTGAGTTCACCCTGCAGCTGCTGGCACCTGGCGCCTACCAGCCCTGTCTGGCCACCTCCAAGCGGCTCACAGGCTAAAGGCCTGGCCATAACCAGCCCCTTCCCTCACATTGCCAGGCCAGCTTCAATCTAGGACTGAATAAAGAGCCTTTACCAAGTCTGTGGCAACTGTCTCTTCTGCATTGGGACCTTGACCTAGGGCAGACCCCAGGGTGCCTCTGTCCTGACTGGGGTGCCTCTGTCCAATCACACTGCTACCTATTGAACAGTGGGCACTTACAGTGAGTGCTTACTGTGTACAGGTACTTGGCCCTCACCACAGCCCTGAGGTGAGGCCAATGTTGACCCTGGCTGGTGAGAGCAGGGCTCAGAGAGAGGGGacaccttgcccaaggtcattccAAGCTAGGACTTGAGCCAAGCCCTCTCTGACTCCAGAGTGAAAACTCAGCCACACACTGTAgttcctgctccctcctctgtgtctaGCTGACCCCTTGTCGGGCTGTAGGAATCCAAAGAGGAGCCCTGCATGTTACTGCAAAGTTCCAACATGCTAGGCTCCTCCCACACACCAGTACTGTGCCGGTGCCATATCTTCGGACCAGCCAGATGCTGCCCTGACCTCTGGGGGTGACTCAGTCTGGGGAAGACCTCAGAGTATGTC
The Canis lupus familiaris isolate Mischka breed German Shepherd chromosome 18, alternate assembly UU_Cfam_GSD_1.0, whole genome shotgun sequence genome window above contains:
- the TBX10 gene encoding T-box transcription factor TBX10 isoform X4, which produces MHRYQPRFHVVFVDPRKDSERYAQENFKSFIFTETQFTAVTAYQNHRITQLKIASNPFAKGFRETDSDSWTVSSRTLLSIPARSPSSLSSCLLTGPAEQEKDPNKAPASNSRTSARLHHQLLPPPEALLPPATYQPLNYHGLYPGAPSPLRIPKARPAPYPLPNIQAGRDQDGLPLPARLGLLSPTAMHLGPVQDP
- the TBX10 gene encoding T-box transcription factor TBX10 isoform X3 — translated: MGKGACVPEVGAVAGEGTPRFHVVFVDPRKDSERYAQENFKSFIFTETQFTAVTAYQNHRITQLKIASNPFAKGFRETDSDSWTVSSRTLLSIPARSPSSLSSCLLTGPAEQEKDPNKAPASNSRTSARLHHQLLPPPEALLPPATYQPLNYHGLYPGAPSPLRIPKARPAPYPLPNIQAGRDQDGLPLPARLGLLSPTAMHLGPVQDP
- the TBX10 gene encoding T-box transcription factor TBX10 isoform X1, with translation MGKGACVPEVGAVAGEGTVSAKALRLQNVWPVKGKCKEAPHIILNSMHRYQPRFHVVFVDPRKDSERYAQENFKSFIFTETQFTAVTAYQNHRITQLKIASNPFAKGFRETDSDSWTVSSRTLLSIPARSPSSLSSCLLTGPAEQEKDPNKAPASNSRTSARLHHQLLPPPEALLPPATYQPLNYHGLYPGAPSPLRIPKARPAPYPLPNIQAGRDQDGLPLPARLGLLSPTAMHLGPVQDP
- the NUDT8 gene encoding nucleoside diphosphate-linked moiety X motif 8, encoding MLPDYLSAEGERRCRRLLAGATARLRARPAAAAVLVPLCSVRGVPALLYTLRSSRLVGRHKGDVSFPGGKCDPTDQDVVHTALRETREELGLTVPEEHVWGVLQPVHDRQKATVVPVLAGVGPLDPQSLRPNPKEVDQVFALPLAHLLQEENQGYTHFCHRGHFSYTLPVFLHGPHRVWGLTAVITEFTLQLLAPGAYQPCLATSKRLTG
- the TBX10 gene encoding T-box transcription factor TBX10 isoform X2, which translates into the protein MGKGACVPEVGAVAGEGTIILNSMHRYQPRFHVVFVDPRKDSERYAQENFKSFIFTETQFTAVTAYQNHRITQLKIASNPFAKGFRETDSDSWTVSSRTLLSIPARSPSSLSSCLLTGPAEQEKDPNKAPASNSRTSARLHHQLLPPPEALLPPATYQPLNYHGLYPGAPSPLRIPKARPAPYPLPNIQAGRDQDGLPLPARLGLLSPTAMHLGPVQDP